DNA sequence from the bacterium 336/3 genome:
CTCAAATATAAACTGGAAGTTTGTATGTCAGCACCTTTCTGATGAGGTGTAGCCACCCATTCAAAACCATCATCCTGATTGATAAAAGCTATACAAATTGTATTGGGGGTTAAACCATATTCTACTCCACCCTGAGCCCTTTTTACTATCATTATTTTTTCTTTCACAGTTCCCCAAATTACTTCTTTTACTAGTAGCTTATAGCTATCTATTATTTCAGCATTTGGATTAACAGCACCCAAGTATTCGGCTATCACAATGGTTTTTGTTTTGGAAATCATTTCGCCAAACTCTATATACAAAGGCTCAGCAGAAACTTGATATGGTACAACTACCAATATTAGCAACAATAGTATTATTTTGAGGACTTTCATAAAAAATGGTTTTGATATATACCTCAAAATTTATGCTTAATTTTTTTATAGAATAGAAATTGAAAGGTTTATAAATAAAAAACCGCCTCAAACAAGTTTGAAACGGCTAAGTCGGGATGGCCAGATTCGAACTGACGACCTCTCGCACCCTAAACGAGTGTACTACCTGGCTGTACTACATCCCGAACTGGAGTGCAAAAGTAAAATAGTTTTTTAAAATCTCCAAATTTTAGAATTATTTTGTTAAATAAATCTAAAAAATTTGGTTTATTGTCTTTAATCGTGCAATTTGTAAAATAAAATACCATTAGATATGAGTAAACCACATATAGCTGTTTTTGGAGGAGGTAGCTGGGCTACAGCCTTAGTCAAAATTCTTACAGAACAAGATGTTAAGATTAGCTGGTGGATGCGAAATGCCAAAACAGCTGCCTTTATTAGAAAATTCCATTTGAATCCCAATTATTTAAGTGATGTATATATAGATGAAGAAAAAGTAAAGGTTTGGTTGGATGCCAAACAAGCCATTCAAGACGCTGATTATATATTGCTTGCCGTTCCTGCTGCATTCACAGAACAAGCTTTGGCAGAGCTCACCCCAGAAGATTTCAAAGGAAAACGTATTATTTCTGCTATAAAAGGGATGATACCAGAAAAGCACTTTTTAGTTACTGATTTGATGAATCAGGAAAAAGGTGTACCTTTCTTGGATATGGCAATTATTGGAGGTCCTTGCCATGCTGAGGAAGTTGCTTTAGAAAGACAGTCCTATTTAACAGTTGCCTCACCCAATGTTGCACTTGCAGAAGATATTGCCAAAATGCTCACATGCAGATATATCAAAGCTACTGCCTTTGATGATATGTATGGCGTTGAGTATAGTGCCGTTATGAAAAACATTATAGCTCTCGCAAGTGGTATTTGCCATGGCTTAGGCTATGGTGATAATTTTCAGTCTGTGTTGGTGACCAATTCCTTGAGAGAAATCAAGACGTTTTTGGATAAAGTTTATCCTCAACATCGAGATCTGACAGATACGGCTTATTTGGGCGATTTACTTGTAACATCTTATTCTCAATTTAGTAGAAATAGAACTTTTGGGAATATGATAGGAAGAGGTTATAGTGTAAAATCGGCTCAGATGGAAATGAATATGATTGCTGAAGGTTATTATGCTGTAAAAAGTATTTATGCCATCAATCAGAAATATCAAGTGGATATGCCTATTACAACGGCAGTTTATAAAATTTTATATGAAAAAGCCTCTGCTAATAAAGAAATTTCTATTTTAAAAGAGAAGTTTTTTTAAATACAAAGGTTGTAGCAAGCTGAATATATGACAGAAGAAATACTCAAAGCCTTGATGCAGTTGTTTGGGCTTACAGCCTCTTTGGAAGGCACAAATCCACAATATAGGTTACTTGTAGAGAATTTTTTAAAGGAGCATCTTAACTTAGAACTTTCTCAAAAATATCTACTTATTTTTGAGGAATATGCCAAATTGCGTACTGTAGAAGTAGATGAGCAAGGGCAGAAACTCACGAGTATGCGTGTTTCTTCTAGGATGCTTGTAATTTGTACACATATCAATCAAGAACTTACCCAACAACAAAAAATCATTGTTATTACAAGGCTTCTTGAGCTAATTTCAGCAGATAGTATTATTACAGATACAGAATTAGAGTTTATCAATACTATTGCTTCTATTTTTAATATACAAAGGCAAGAACTTGAGAATATTCTTCATTTTGTAAATCTTATCCGAATAGAAAATTCTTTTTTAGAAAATACACTTTATATTACTCCATTCGAGGATATTCACCATCAATACCATCTTCAACAAATTTATCTATCTGGCTTTTTTGTCATTCTTAGAGTTGTAAGTTTAGAAACATATTTGCTGAAATATGTTGGTGACCAAGATTTTTATTTGAATGGTTTGATTCTAAAACCTAATGCCATTCATGTTTTTTCACCTGGGAGTGTTGTAAGAGGGAGTAAGATTGACCCCATTTATTACAGCGATATTGTGAGTATTTTCCGAAAGGATAAATCTCAAGAAAATATCACTTTTGAAGCTCATCATATTAGTTATTTATTTTCTGGAAGAAAAAGTGGAGTAAGAAATATTCATATTCAAGAAACCTCAGGTAAACTTTTTGGTATTATGGGTGAGAGTGGTGCTGGGAAATCCACATTACTTGAAATATTGAATGGCAATCTAAAACCTCAGAGAGGTGAAGTACTTATCAATGGAATTGATGTTCATAAAGAAAAATTAGAAGGACTTATTGGCTATGTTCCTCAAGATGACTTATTAATAGACAATTTGAGTGTCCATGATAATTTATATTATGCAGCTAAGTTGTGTTTAGGGAATCATACAGAAGAACAAATTGAAGAAGTTGTTCAGCATACTCTTCACAGCTTAGGCTTGCAAGAAGTGAAAGATTTACGTGTGGGTTCACCTCTTGACCGTAAAATTAGTGGTGGACAACGCAAAAGGCTTAATATTGGTTTAGAGCTTCTCAGAAAGCCTTCTGTACTCTTTGTAGATGAGCCTACTTCGGGGCTTTCTTCGAGAGATTCAGAAAATATCATGGATTTACTTAAAGAATTAGCTTTAGAGGGCAAGTTGGTTTTTGTTGTAATTCATCAGCCTTCTTCCTCCATTTTTAAAATGTTTGATAAATTCCTGATTTTAGATACAGGGGGCTATCCCATTTATTATGGTAGCCCTGCTGATATGATTCAGTATTTTAAGCACCATGCAAACCAAATCAGCAGACAACAAGGAGAGTGTTTTGAGTGTGGTAATGTAAATATTGAACAGGTTTTTGACATCATTGCAGCTCGCATAGTGAATGAATATGGACGTTTTACAGAAAATCGAAAAATATCACCACAACAATGGTATCAACTTTATCAAAATGAGCATAAGATTCATTTTATAGAAAAAAGAAAGCAAAATGGACAATCTGCTAAGTTACGTTTACCCAACCGTTTTAAACAAGGTATCATCTTTTTTAAAAGAGATATTCTTACAAAATTTAATAATACACAATATTGGGTTACTAATTTAATGCAAGCTCCTTTATTGGCTTTTTTGCTTGCATATGTAAATAGATATTATGATGTAGATAAGAAAAAATATTTGTTTCACGAAAATGAGAATTTACCTGCTTATATTTTTATAGCCATCATTGTAGCCATTTTTTCAGGCTTGGTAGGTAGTGCAGAGGAAATTATTAGTGATAGAAAAGTACTTAGACGTGAGCGTTTTTTGCATTTAAGCAAAAACAGTTACTTTTTGGCTAAAATCAGTGTTTTATTTATTATTTCTGCCATTCAGACCTTTGTTTTGGTCTTAATTGGAAATGGAATATTGGGTATAAAAAGTCTATATTGGCAATATTGGCTTATGTTGTTTTCGTGTTCAGCATTTGCCAATTTATTGGGCTTAAATATTTCATCTGCATTCAAATCTGTTATTACTGTTTATATTCTCATACCTTTATTATTGATTCCTCAACTTGTTTTGGGAGGTATTGTCATTCGTTTTGATAAAGTAAATCCTGACTTTAAAGGAAGTCCTAATGATCATATTCCTTGGTTTTCAGAGTTTTTGGCTTCACGTTGGGCTTTTGAAGCATTGGTTGTTACTCAATTCAGAGACAATCTTTATGAAGCCCCTCTTTATCAGTATGATAAAGTCATCGCTACTGCTGAATATAAAAAAGTATTTTATTTAGAGAAGCTTAAGCAAATGCTTCAGGAAACAAAAGAAAACCAATCTATTACTTATCAATATTTCAATATTATCAAAAATGAGTTGGAACGAGAGTTTGAGCATATTGATAAAAAAGAAATTCCTAATTTATATGCTTTTTCTATTCCTAAATATAAACAAACTGTTTATGTTTATTCAGAAAAGGCTTTTCAAAAAATCAAAATTTATTATCAACATAGGCAAAAAATTGCTCAATATCAGAGAGATAGCTTTTTAAGGGCTAATCCTAAACATCAGGAATTACGTTCTATTCATCATAATGATGCTATCTCTCTACTTGCCCGTAATGTTGGTAGTGATAAAAAGTTAATTGTACATAAAACTCATATTGAACCTTTAATTAATAGTGTTTATATTGATGCTCATGATGTGTCTTCCCATTTTTTTGCACCTAATAAAAAAGTATTT
Encoded proteins:
- a CDS encoding glycerol-3-phosphate dehydrogenase → MSKPHIAVFGGGSWATALVKILTEQDVKISWWMRNAKTAAFIRKFHLNPNYLSDVYIDEEKVKVWLDAKQAIQDADYILLAVPAAFTEQALAELTPEDFKGKRIISAIKGMIPEKHFLVTDLMNQEKGVPFLDMAIIGGPCHAEEVALERQSYLTVASPNVALAEDIAKMLTCRYIKATAFDDMYGVEYSAVMKNIIALASGICHGLGYGDNFQSVLVTNSLREIKTFLDKVYPQHRDLTDTAYLGDLLVTSYSQFSRNRTFGNMIGRGYSVKSAQMEMNMIAEGYYAVKSIYAINQKYQVDMPITTAVYKILYEKASANKEISILKEKFF